The Bos taurus isolate L1 Dominette 01449 registration number 42190680 breed Hereford chromosome 18, ARS-UCD2.0, whole genome shotgun sequence genome has a window encoding:
- the LOC132342744 gene encoding craniofacial development protein 2-like, giving the protein MAMEDNKALIIQKQKEYPAVDVAGDRSKVRCCKEQYCIGTWNVRSMNQGKLEVVKQEMARVNVDILGISELKWTGMGEFNSDDHYIYYCGQESLRRNGVAIIVNKRVQNAVLGCNLKNDRMISVHFQGKPFNITVIQVYAPTSNAEEAEVEQFYEDLQDLLELTPKKDILFIIGDWNAKVGSQETPGVTGKFGLGIGNEAGQRLIEFCRENALVITNTLFQQNKRRHYTWTSPDGQHRNQIDYILCSQRWRSSIQSAKIRPGADCGSDHELLIAKFRLKLKKVGKTTRSFRYDLNLLPSCYTWCDLVKVLLAKSRSRSILWATSALSFELPNIGSS; this is encoded by the exons aaagcaaaaagaatacccagctgtggatgtggctggtgatagaagcaaggtccgatgctgtaaagagcaatattgcataggaacctggaatgtcagatccatgaatcaaggcaaattggaagtggtcaaacaagagatggcaagagtgaatgtcgacattctaggaatcagcgaactaaaatggactggaatgggtgaatttaactcagatgaccattatatctactactgtgggcaggaatccctcagaagaaatggagtagccatcatagtcaacaaaagagtccaaaatgcagtacttggatgcaatctcaaaaatgacagaatgatctctgttcattttcaaggcaaaccattcaatatcacagtaatccaagtctatgccccaaccagtaatgctgaagaagctgaagttgaacagttctatgaagacctacaagaccttttagaactaacacccaaaaaagatatccttttcattataggggactggaatgcaaaagtaggaagtcaagaaacacctggagtaacaggcaaatttggccttggaatagggaatgaagcagggcaaagactaatagagttttgccgagaaaatgcactggtcataacaaacaccctcttccaacaaaacaagagaagacactatacatggacatcaccagatggtcaacaccgaaatcagattgattatattctttgcagccaaagatggagaagctctatacagtcagcaaaaataagaccaggagctgactgtggctcagatcatgaactccttattgccaaattcagacttaaattgaagaaagtagggaaaaccactagatcattcaggtatgacctaaatc TGCTTCCTTCCTGCTACACTTGGTGTGATCTTGTCAAAGTGCTTTTAGCAAAATCCAGGTCGAGAAGCATCTTGTGGGCAACTTCAGCTTTGAGCTTTGAGCTTCCCAACATCGGCTCCTCCTGA